The following is a genomic window from Bombus fervidus isolate BK054 chromosome 10, iyBomFerv1, whole genome shotgun sequence.
ATTCACATCCCATAATGTCGTCCTTTCATCATCTCCAGCTGTAGCAATTTTAGTACCATCCGGTGACCATCGACAAACACGGATACCGGATCCCGAATTCACGAAGGAAGATTTTGCTTGAGAACCGTTCTACGTGAAATTAATAACGGAGAATCGATAATATGTAATGAGCTTAATTTGCAGTTTAACGAACGCCTGTTATATGTGAGACTTTTTTCTATATAACTATCGAAACGTTGATAATCTCTCACGTTTTATAATCATGCTATTGGTTAATACCTCGGTATCCCAGATGATAACAGTTCCATCTAAGGAACAGGAGGCAAGCATACGACCACAAGGGCTAAATTCCACATGgtttatactatatttatgACCATCCAGCGGGCTATaagatttctcttgaaatttcGTAACAATTTTGGCATTGGCTTCCTCTTCGGTCTCAATGCTCCAAACTCGTATTAACTTGTCCCTGAGTATTTATCATAATTAAGCAGTGAAAGAAACAACGCAATGCAGAATATTCTACACAACTGGACCAAACAATATGCATCattataaatcattttgtTTTGCCGAATGATATTTTTGTCATTCATATTTTCTACCGTCTTAGAGTTGCAGCTTAGTCCGGTTTGggcattatttaaataaaatatttaaaaaataatatcttataTACTGAATTATTTAAGTATGTTAGATATGACTAACCCAGATCCAGAAGCGATAAGATGATTTCCGTAGAAAGCTACGCTGTTTATTACTCCACCGTGCTCTTCTAATCTTTGAATTAGTTGAACGTCATTAATAGATGTTTCCGCGTTTTTCATTACAGTTTGTTCATATTCGACGCTCTAGAGGTAAGGCGAGGAAGTTTCATTTTATCAAACTCTATAGACGTGTAATTATTTACGTATACGATTCAAATGATCGAAGGGTATAATTAGCCTAGTAGATGTGGTAATTGGTGTAATAGAAGTGATATAGTGCGACCGTAAAATCGATCAGTGATTAAAGTTTGCAACTTTCCATGTCCGCAACAAAAAATTAGAGATTTATTGGGAATCATAAAGAAGATCTAGAGCTTCGTTTATTGCTCGTACtcgttacatatatttatatctcacCTCTTCGTGATTATCTAAAAATAAGGCAGGTGTAAATCGTCGTGCGAGTTCCGAGTCGAAGGATAAGTTTCCTTTAAGATCCCAAACAATTACGGATTTATCATTGGAACCTGTAGCTAATAAATTTCCATCTCTCGAGAACGCACAGCATGCTACATATCTGTTATGTCCTGTTGTTATCGCCATCACTTTTCCGGTATCCTGAAAAATATCGGAATAAAAAGATTGGgggatgaaataaaaaagctAATAATCATAAGCGTTATCTATATACggaatttttttgtttatctcgaatataattaattcacAAATCAGCATAAAtaacttatataatattaacgagtctgttacgtcgcgcgagatggtccgtgcgaTGTCCCTCATGGTCTGACCGCCAAGGCCTACACCTCGTTACACTGACctgcaataaacccaaggaatcGCCATAAACCGAATCCTTTTAGCTTAATTCCTatttatataagtattttcataacaatccttaggtttattgcacgctcttactaaTTACGGAGGAAGCAGATGTTTGTCCAGCGAAATAGTAggtttttcccatgaacaaagacacccatgagccacatctgcaggagactttctcctcgtattttatttattaacattggtTATAAAAATGGgcatcgttaccctcacttttctaccgaaaagtgtgaacaacgaatccgcgttcttagttcaaaaaggGCACATCAAGTCTACCGATCTTCAAATCGTCTCACGAAAACTGTTCTTCGTATCTTCGGGTATTCGAGTCAAACATTGATCGGACAGTCAAACATTCGAGTAATCAACCACTGTACTTTCCATCACGACGAAGTCAATCAATTCCTGTCTACGCAACAAGTGTTGTAAGgtgttgaaaaaaaaaaagaaaaatatatatatatatttatataactgtagactacagttgtaatataaaacaaacacccctattatcccacaagaaataaggatgctcgtggtgtcgattattataatcgtaacgggaatttacgactcccgttgaggCGACTGTCCCCGCGACTAGACGAAAAAACAGAGTTcaatataaatgaaacatcTTGTATATGTAAATGTCTATAGAAGTTTCACGAAATGATACGATAATCAAGTTAAGAAATTATGTACGTAGGTCAATCTACAAATAAGCTATTCCAACTTCTATTCTAAAGAACATAATTATATGGTTACCGCTATACATATAGATGCATATATACAGCGTAAATATCATAGTAATGCATTTACTTTGTGCGATAAGGGGGACTTTACATATTGTGTGATAGTtatctcttatttttttttgtttcataccGTTTCCCAGATTACCGCTGTTTTGTCGAGGCCGCTACTAGCGATGAATAATCCGTTCGCATTGAAACAAACACAAGTTAAGGCACTACTGTGTTTTTCCATGATTCTGCACAGGCTTATTTTCACGGTGGATGTTTCGCATTTCGACTGTATCACAGTTACCTCCCATAATTTTACGTAATGATCATTACCGCAAGTAACTAGTTGGTACACTTTCGTGACTGGTTCGTTACCTAAACACGAAACAGTTCATATATTGGTACATTTAGCAGtaaacataaaatttgtaGTGATCAAAGTCAATCGAATTCGTGGCTTCGATCGTTTTTGAAAGACGACAgtaagttttataattttttatgtacCTGTAATCTTTTGGCAGGTTGAAAAGTCGCAAGATACGACACCTAAATCATGAGCATCATCTATCGAGGCGAGGGCAGTAATCGCTTGGTTATCGGTAAAGCACGAGTCGATGATATCGCTGGTGGCGAATAATTTCATGACACCAAACGTACAAGTAGTTACTAACCAACTGGTATCCGGTGAAAAGCATACGCTCTGCACAGCACCTTCatgtttttgaaaatatctgTATGCGGATTCGAATTGTTACTGCCCGATTCGTCGAGTACTCGGATACATAAAAAGTATCaggagaataaaaagaatctCACCTAACTAAATTGCGTCGAATCAAATCCCAAAGACAAACCTGTCCATTATCTCCGGCAGTTGCAAGTAACGTTGAATCGGGTGAAAATCTGCAAACTCTTACAGTTTCTCCGCCTACTTGAACCATCGTATGAATTTTCGATCCTGTCTGCAAAGGATATCACGATACCTCTTTCGTACATCTTTATACTAATTGCTAATGGCAGTGCGAAGATTTAGtgcatatgtacatacgtgtaTATAAGAATCTGTATCTTACAGACGTATGAATTGCCGAAACTGGGATTTCATATTTGAGATTCACCACTTTTTTCCATGATaccaaatttcatttcgatctTACTAACTCGTAATTAACTTACTCGTAAATTCCATAGCAACGTTGTCCCATCTATACTAGCCGAAGCTAGCATCGTCGATTGTGGGCTCACTTTGACAGATGTAACTCCGTATTTGTGCCCCTGCAACGGCGAAAAATATGCCTCTACGTACCCTTCGCCTGATCGCCATTGCCAAACTCTGACACGTTTATCTCTGAAAAGAACATATAAAAGCCCATATCGTCTTAATTACTGTAATTGGAAATAAGTATATACCTATGTAATTGGACTTAAGCGACGAAAAGTACAACTTAATGAACTATTATATAACTTATTTaacttattatataatatatattatataatttaacaagGAGTATATATCAATCATATTAAACAGTAATATAACACAATATAGGTGATATTATAAAAGATGATCTATATCGTAATTTAgtgttgaaaatgaaaattatgtgattttacaaaaatcaattcgagaaaagcaattCGAGACAAACCCGTATAACTACAATTGTTTATTTgacaaaaaattcatttacatataaaGCCCTAAACTTTGATAACTTTCTTACCCAGATCCAGTTACAAGTACGCAATCGCTCGCAAAATCAATACTCGTAACGTCACTGGTGTGTGACGTTAAAGTTTGCAGAGTTTGTACATCTCCTATCGTGGTGGTCATCTTCATATAtgattttcttaataatttctttcatataCCTATAATATCAGCCTGGAGCAACGTACGATATACCGTAAAAAGCAAGATAAGTACGAAATAGAATCAAATATAACTATTTCgttcttatatttatacatattattgatatgctattaacaaaatattttacttacatAGTATGCAACACATCATCTCATTCGTTTTTGTCTGCAACATTAAAAGCACTTGAAGTATTTTTGTGCAAATTACCTtaacttttttattgtaaGCTACAGTGCAAATCGTTTCGCGACACAAGTAGTTGTGGACATAATGTCATAAGCAAAATATGAAGAATACGCGGTGTAAAGAAACGTGGAACATCCGTGACCTTGATATTGTTCAATATACTATATGTATAAGTACGCGTGTACGTACGTGGTTTCACTGGATAGGATATATGTAGTAccgtaattgaaataaaaaagaaatcgggtgaagtagaaagaaaatataaataaaagattattgGGAATAATTTTATACCGTAATCGTCGTGTCATACAAATTGTACAAGCTTTCAACCTCTCACAGTGAAAATATTAcattgaagaaaataatacataaagaAATGCGATAAGAGATTACTTACGTTAATAAATGAATCGATGcaatgtgaaataaaatactaaGACACAGGTTTATTGGTACAACAGATTCGATCATAACATGTTGCATACTTGCTAAGGAAGATTTATTTCGGTAATGTATCACATGCTGTCTCTTTCAGGTAAGAAACGGAACTCATAAAACATCAAGTTCTGCGTACAAAGCATTCTACAACGATAATATGTCAACGCATGTCTACTAAGGCTATAAAATCGATATGTATGAAGTTTAAACGACTATAAGCAAATTGCTTTGGTCATCCgcaaatagaatatttaaaaaacgattatttaaatggtgtatttggataaaatatgatttcaaatagtaaatatatagattattttcatttacattatgttactttgaaaatatactttatttgattaaaaatatttttaaaataccaagaatactaaaaatattggagctgtatttgaatatatattatgaaatttatttatcttctcTTTATTCGCAacaatcaaatattatttccgaAAATATCTATGTTTGCTTAATATCCCCATTAAAAATAGTTTCTTAATCTCTCGatcttataaaaaaatatatataatcacttttctttcataaaaaatcTCACTGGCGATATCGTTAACAATAACAGCAATATGCAGAATTAGGATTATTGTTAGGAAATAGTGATTCGTGAATTcaaagtattatttattaaattatttttaaaatatcaaattgatTCTGCTATCTGCCTCAGTTGGAAAACTGTTTAGTTTcgaaataataacatatatgtacatatataagaaattaatatgaaatattccatcaattttttttattgaatagtAATGAAATTCTgtgagaaaatttaatttatacatttatgacacattaattaataaatattaataaagtataatatattcataacatgatatgaaataaaaaatatgttatattaatactaaaatatgtatgaaaataaaaatatttacaaaatgtttaatattttagctTATAATTCTTATTGATATaactatacaaaatatttttatgttattttaaaaaattataggcAGTGGTGTTGATATAGTGGCAAGCCTTGATGGTTGCGCTAGCCTAGGACTACGTGGTGATTTATGTAATTGCAATTGTGACGATTCTGAAGTTGTTGGTGTTTTTGGTAATGGTAAATTTTTTCTTAGTGGCTTAGCAGGTGTTCGTATTGATCTTCTTCTAGATTTACTTTTAGATTTACTTGCATTTGCTAATACCTTTTCTGGCAATAAAGAACTTCGTAGTTCTTTCTTATCCTCTAAGTGTTCTTCAAATTTACTATATGTTGTGTCAGTAGCTGTTGAACTTTGTAACATGGAATtctcgtttttatttttttgtttcaatacTTTTTTAGAACTTGTTCCTTTACtgtttcttttacttttagaTCCACTTGCTCCTATGCTCCTATTTCTACGTTTTACCGAAGTATTTGGAGAAGGACTACAGAAAAGTTTCCTCTTTGAGAAATTAAGTGGTGTGTGACGACGAATACTGAATTTTTTGGATGAGCTTAAAGCAAGTTTAGAAGGAATTTTAGAAACAATTGGTGTTGCCTTTTTTGCTGATTTatcctttccttcttttctagCCTTCTTTATAGattccttttcttcgtttaaatGTTCCCATGATTCTTTCAATAATTCCTCTACTGACATTCCatttatagtaaatatttcttcatgCATATTTTCATATTCCTTTATTAAATTCCTTAATTGCTCTTCGATTTTTGGCAGCTTTTTCTGGATGGTCTTACGTTCCTTTTCTTCCATTAATAGCTGACCACCACGATTATAAAAACGATCTGGATTATTTGCACGTTGTAACAGTTCTTTCATTTTTGTCCACAAATCATCACGCTCTTGTAAGAGTTCATATATGGACTTATTTGAATCATAGAACTCTTGGATCCTTTTTACTTCCAGTTCATGCAATGTTAATAAATCTTCTGTATATGTAtgggaataaaaatatataaactctTTTCTTTGCTGTTCactgaatttacataaatccCATAGTTTGACCAATTCAGATCTTACTTGTGACACATATTTAGCAATGTTCTGCTTCCGTTTTTCTTTACATCGCTCCAATTCTGTGGTTAGTGCATTTATAGTTGCTACACTATATCCTTCGTAACTACTAAGGAATGACTGACAAATATGTTCAGGTTCGTTAAGATATTTCCATAATGCAATTAATTCTTGTCTAATATCTACAACATGTTCCTTTGCACTATTCACTTTATGTTCTAATTCTTCTCTAAGTTCTTTTAGTTTACTCATATTGCTATTGCTAAAGACATAATTTTCATCATCTTCATATACTATATGTTGAAAACTAGATGATGGAGATGTTCCTAAATCATCCATCATTCTAACAATTGCTCTACGTTGTTCGTTAAAAATGGCTTCTAAACGACATTTCTCACCTTCTTGTTTTTCAAGGTAGAGCTCAAAACTCTTAAGTTCTTCTTCAGAAggcaatttttcttctatattaATTGGCTGAATGCCTAATACCTTACAAAGAGATTTTTCCTTTGCAAGCAACTTTTTTAAATGAGTCAGACGTTGTGTTTTgcaatattgtaaattttgtaaatcaaCGCGCAGCGCCTCTTCTACTTCCTTTAATGATAGATTTTCATATCCTgcatttgtaatatttgttcCTAATTCTTTCGTTAGAACACCTATTTGGTCCATTAAATTTTTGACATTGACtaatatcgtttcttttttcagttTTGACTCTGAAACCATATCGCCTAATAAATCTTCTATATGATCAAATACTTGTTTGCAATATATCGAACGTACTTCGTGATTATATCCTATTTCTTCCCATATTTGGTGCAATTGAGTCAATGTACCACTTAGTTTTGCAGTAATCTTTTGCATAAGAGGTTCCCATTCGGACGAATCGgccattcttttatttctttctctttcaaatatttcactcaaaaattaaaatttaacacGTAAAATAAGAACTCCCGCGAATTTATTTGTTCCCTGAATAAATACGACAGGTATACTGTATACTAATCTACGGAAAAACGAATTTTACACGTTAGAACACGATTGACCGTTTTTCGTTTGAATTCGTATCCTACAACAACGCCATCCACCTATCTGACTGTAACTAAGATTGGTACCATCTACCACCCTGTCCGATTGGTTGATTGTCAAGAACCAGTAAGAAAATAGGAACTTAAACATTTAAATCCCTTTACTTTATTGCAAGCACGTTTGGGGAATTTAGGTTTTGTCTGTTGATCGTAGAGCGCTAAAATATTTTGGTCGCGATATACagttgataatttaaaaacaagCAATAAACTCGACTCATTAAAACTTGAACTCCTCAATAtcttaattgaattaattggATAAGAGACTTCGACTGAGCAATAAACGGATTAACTTTGAAGTTAAAAAAGTCCGGATTCTTCAAGTGCAGCGATAACTCTAATTTTTCATCTTCGTTGTTCGATAAGTATGCTTTTGATTTTAAATGACAAAGTGCTGTCAGCTTACCTAATATCCAATTGAGGAGATTGTTTATAACTAATGTTAATTCATGgcaggaaaattaaatatgcaGATTAATGAATGATTATAAATAgttactaataataaataacatgtacagctaaaattacaattatgtTTATTTCACGTATATACAAAACTAGCCACACTTTTCATTCAAATCAGCGAGGGCCATGTCCGAAGTGTCCTTTGTGAGATACGTGGTGCCACCTGATGACTTCGCGCCAGGTTTGTTCGCATATTTGTTAATCATATTTATAAAGTACCCTCGCCgggaaaaaatatgaaatatatttaacacttCTAATACAAACATtgtaatttaatgaaaattacatatttcttcttgataattatattaatgttgtatattattgattctatttatatttacttttaataaagTACAATGAAAATGTCACGTTTAATTTGTGATACAATCAGTATCGCATTTTTTAAGatatcaaattaattatctaCGTCTCCTCTTAAATAGGAATAGTTCGTGATAGAATGATTTATCTATAAGACGTTTGAAAAGTTAAGGTCATACTACTCAACTGTTCGCTATTATCGAATGAATCTTGTTACTTATAAcaagattatattttttattaccacTTTATACCTGTTATATTTAATGAGTAAactagtataaaatattagtgtaaaattacataaatatttaatattaaaaaaaacaaCACAATActtaaatgaataaaagttttatgttaatttattaattgacATTTACGCAATATATTTTCGTATGACTGTTCCCTTGACAGTTCTTTAATATCTATAACTTGATAAAATCCAAACGCAGTATCATATATATTCCATATACTTAACAGCAATAATTCTTTCAGTTTATTTAATCGACGATATTTCTCCAACGAAATTGGACATGATATGATCAATTGCTTAGGCGGGACTGCTCCATAATATTGTACCGTGCAAAGTGGATCAAGATCTAAATGACGCCTGGATAGCGGTTCCGTTGATGTGTAATTTTCGTTACTCACGTATATCTGAATATCGTCGGTACGGTGAGGCATAGTAAGGTACCAAATAATGTCGAAAGACACGTGCGTCTGATTGTAACAATTCACGTCAGGGAAATTGACTCGTGTCCATCGATCTGCACCATATTCATCCAATTCGAAAAATTCCTTTTTGTTGCCGCTAGCAATTTTCCCATCTGGTGgactgtatttattataaggAAACCCTTTGAATGCTTCCACGCTCTGCGGCTCGTATATGATCCGTCcgcaatttttgtttattctCGATCTACACAACGCCGCACGACTAGGTGGCTCGGAAACAAATCCATGGTAATTGGCGATCTGATTAACAGTTTCGTGAATGGAAACGTCAGCGACTTGATAGAAAGCATAATTTGTTCCAGCTATTTTCAAGGTCGATAAAAGAATTCCTGAACCTTTAGAGAGATAGAAAAGATCTTCGATGAATTCACTGAAAATGTAGCAGTTGAATCGGAGAACGTAATTTTCAACAATCAGATGATCATTGGTTTCATACGAGCACGCTAAATTCAACGAGGATCTCCGAATCGGTTGATCCTCCGTGTAATTGCCATTGGATAAAAATACTTGAACCTTGTCAACTACCACTGTTTTATTGCTAAATATCCAAGCAATCTCCGTAACGAAATGAGTGGCGTTATGctcctttatttttaaataagacTTGTTCCAACGTCCAGATCGATGTTCGTCTAATACATCATACAACGAGTTTCCAGCACTAGCGAGTTCT
Proteins encoded in this region:
- the LOC139991592 gene encoding uncharacterized protein isoform X3, with product MKMTTTIGDVQTLQTLTSHTSDVTSIDFASDCVLVTGSGDKRVRVWQWRSGEGYVEAYFSPLQGHKYGVTSVKVSPQSTMLASASIDGTTLLWNLRTGSKIHTMVQVGGETVRVCRFSPDSTLLATAGDNGQVCLWDLIRRNLVRYFQKHEGAVQSVCFSPDTSWLVTTCTFGVMKLFATSDIIDSCFTDNQAITALASIDDAHDLGVVSCDFSTCQKITGNEPVTKVYQLVTCGNDHYVKLWEVTVIQSKCETSTVKISLCRIMEKHSSALTCVCFNANGLFIASSGLDKTAVIWETDTGKVMAITTGHNRYVACCAFSRDGNLLATGSNDKSVIVWDLKGNLSFDSELARRFTPALFLDNHEESVEYEQTVMKNAETSINDVQLIQRLEEHGGVINSVAFYGNHLIASGSGIFSGHADAINAIAFTHDSCYLITACNEGTWRLFQINDNKNCEALIICGEAHDLGVQGCDFCPTSNFITNGRSENIISNKHSYLLATGGNDSLVKLWEITIDKVNVISSGSSGSSSGDVRYKERRSFAGHGGNVTCVRFPPIQSEILGSVATDRTARIWNVYSGTCLYVLEEHESLVTACAFSQDTSLFITGALDKTVLIWKIPQELISQNILINNLKNNRKRVADWKIDDTLRWLDEIGLSILIKKANTISLTGRHLLSLSENELINRLDIEQDEETAEAFKTQLYWLKREDNNSSEIPIDDSEISHEFLCPITHEIMKEPVQCSDGFTYEKAAINEWFLCGKYTSPMTNKPLRDTSFTPNVILRNAIYTFLHGNRPTDDI
- the LOC139991594 gene encoding protein regulator of cytokinesis 1-like isoform X1 translates to MADSSEWEPLMQKITAKLSGTLTQLHQIWEEIGYNHEVRSIYCKQVFDHIEDLLGDMVSESKLKKETILVNVKNLMDQIGVLTKELGTNITNAGYENLSLKEVEEALRVDLQNLQYCKTQRLTHLKKLLAKEKSLCKVLGIQPINIEEKLPSEEELKSFELYLEKQEGEKCRLEAIFNEQRRAIVRMMDDLGTSPSSSFQHIVYEDDENYVFSNSNMSKLKELREELEHKVNSAKEHVVDIRQELIALWKYLNEPEHICQSFLSSYEGYSVATINALTTELERCKEKRKQNIAKYVSQVRSELVKLWDLCKFSEQQRKEFIYFYSHTYTEDLLTLHELEVKRIQEFYDSNKSIYELLQERDDLWTKMKELLQRANNPDRFYNRGGQLLMEEKERKTIQKKLPKIEEQLRNLIKEYENMHEEIFTINGMSVEELLKESWEHLNEEKESIKKARKEGKDKSAKKATPIVSKIPSKLALSSSKKFSIRRHTPLNFSKRKLFCSPSPNTSVKRRNRSIGASGSKSKRNSKGTSSKKVLKQKNKNENSMLQSSTATDTTYSKFEEHLEDKKELRSSLLPEKVLANASKSKSKSRRRSIRTPAKPLRKNLPLPKTPTTSESSQLQLHKSPRSPRLAQPSRLATISTPLPIIF
- the LOC139991594 gene encoding protein regulator of cytokinesis 1-like isoform X2 produces the protein MDQIGVLTKELGTNITNAGYENLSLKEVEEALRVDLQNLQYCKTQRLTHLKKLLAKEKSLCKVLGIQPINIEEKLPSEEELKSFELYLEKQEGEKCRLEAIFNEQRRAIVRMMDDLGTSPSSSFQHIVYEDDENYVFSNSNMSKLKELREELEHKVNSAKEHVVDIRQELIALWKYLNEPEHICQSFLSSYEGYSVATINALTTELERCKEKRKQNIAKYVSQVRSELVKLWDLCKFSEQQRKEFIYFYSHTYTEDLLTLHELEVKRIQEFYDSNKSIYELLQERDDLWTKMKELLQRANNPDRFYNRGGQLLMEEKERKTIQKKLPKIEEQLRNLIKEYENMHEEIFTINGMSVEELLKESWEHLNEEKESIKKARKEGKDKSAKKATPIVSKIPSKLALSSSKKFSIRRHTPLNFSKRKLFCSPSPNTSVKRRNRSIGASGSKSKRNSKGTSSKKVLKQKNKNENSMLQSSTATDTTYSKFEEHLEDKKELRSSLLPEKVLANASKSKSKSRRRSIRTPAKPLRKNLPLPKTPTTSESSQLQLHKSPRSPRLAQPSRLATISTPLPIIF
- the LOC139991592 gene encoding WD repeat, SAM and U-box domain-containing protein 1 isoform X2, with the protein product MVQVGGETVRVCRFSPDSTLLATAGDNGQVCLWDLIRRNLVRYFQKHEGAVQSVCFSPDTSWLVTTCTFGVMKLFATSDIIDSCFTDNQAITALASIDDAHDLGVVSCDFSTCQKITGNEPVTKVYQLVTCGNDHYVKLWEVTVIQSKCETSTVKISLCRIMEKHSSALTCVCFNANGLFIASSGLDKTAVIWETDTGKVMAITTGHNRYVACCAFSRDGNLLATGSNDKSVIVWDLKGNLSFDSELARRFTPALFLDNHEESVEYEQTVMKNAETSINDVQLIQRLEEHGGVINSVAFYGNHLIASGSGDKLIRVWSIETEEEANAKIVTKFQEKSYSPLDGHKYSINHVEFSPCGRMLASCSLDGTVIIWDTENGSQAKSSFVNSGSGIRVCRWSPDGTKIATAGDDERTTLWDVNNMEELCIFSGHADAINAIAFTHDSCYLITACNEGTWRLFQINDNKNCEALIICGEAHDLGVQGCDFCPTSNFITNGRSENIISNKHSYLLATGGNDSLVKLWEITIDKVNVISSGSSGSSSGDVRYKERRSFAGHGGNVTCVRFPPIQSEILGSVATDRTARIWNVYSGTCLYVLEEHESLVTACAFSQDTSLFITGALDKTVLIWKIPQELISQNILINNLKNNRKRVADWKIDDTLRWLDEIGLSILIKKANTISLTGRHLLSLSENELINRLDIEQDEETAEAFKTQLYWLKREDNNSSEIPIDDSEISHEFLCPITHEIMKEPVQCSDGFTYEKAAINEWFLCGKYTSPMTNKPLRDTSFTPNVILRNAIYTFLHGNRPTDDI
- the LOC139991592 gene encoding WD repeat, SAM and U-box domain-containing protein 1 isoform X1, whose amino-acid sequence is MKMTTTIGDVQTLQTLTSHTSDVTSIDFASDCVLVTGSGDKRVRVWQWRSGEGYVEAYFSPLQGHKYGVTSVKVSPQSTMLASASIDGTTLLWNLRTGSKIHTMVQVGGETVRVCRFSPDSTLLATAGDNGQVCLWDLIRRNLVRYFQKHEGAVQSVCFSPDTSWLVTTCTFGVMKLFATSDIIDSCFTDNQAITALASIDDAHDLGVVSCDFSTCQKITGNEPVTKVYQLVTCGNDHYVKLWEVTVIQSKCETSTVKISLCRIMEKHSSALTCVCFNANGLFIASSGLDKTAVIWETDTGKVMAITTGHNRYVACCAFSRDGNLLATGSNDKSVIVWDLKGNLSFDSELARRFTPALFLDNHEESVEYEQTVMKNAETSINDVQLIQRLEEHGGVINSVAFYGNHLIASGSGDKLIRVWSIETEEEANAKIVTKFQEKSYSPLDGHKYSINHVEFSPCGRMLASCSLDGTVIIWDTENGSQAKSSFVNSGSGIRVCRWSPDGTKIATAGDDERTTLWDVNNMEELCIFSGHADAINAIAFTHDSCYLITACNEGTWRLFQINDNKNCEALIICGEAHDLGVQGCDFCPTSNFITNGRSENIISNKHSYLLATGGNDSLVKLWEITIDKVNVISSGSSGSSSGDVRYKERRSFAGHGGNVTCVRFPPIQSEILGSVATDRTARIWNVYSGTCLYVLEEHESLVTACAFSQDTSLFITGALDKTVLIWKIPQELISQNILINNLKNNRKRVADWKIDDTLRWLDEIGLSILIKKANTISLTGRHLLSLSENELINRLDIEQDEETAEAFKTQLYWLKREDNNSSEIPIDDSEISHEFLCPITHEIMKEPVQCSDGFTYEKAAINEWFLCGKYTSPMTNKPLRDTSFTPNVILRNAIYTFLHGNRPTDDI